In Curtobacterium sp. MCPF17_002, one genomic interval encodes:
- a CDS encoding TPM domain-containing protein, producing the protein MAAALLAMLIVLAPAATARATAPVDLGSAYVLDEANVLSSAQQSRIESAVQDLYSDTKTQLFVVFVPTFSNPSDHTAWGAATMEQNQIDTDGILLSVAVDDRDYDVQQTNETSISASDVQSAVNDDLLPALKQSDWSGAALAFANGLADTQAPPDLTWLWILLLVIVVAGIVVILVIRGRNKRRTAAATRAQEASLADLERTAGGALVTIDDELRTAEQEVGFATAQFGADAAQPFADAVAAAQKAVRKAFTFQQQLDDEIPDSPQQRADWANQIIAICEQAHAAIEEQTESFDQLRSLEDGVDEAAVALAQAVAAAPASLSAAGAALERVRGAYTGRTLATVADSVDQAQQVLAYATERSRAATAAIAAGDKGEAVVAVRDAQHALAQVQQLTSSASAAERTFAEATARAEAMRIDIEGDVAAARTLTVGGPELAAAVTRAETVLRQGLDPKDPIAAVDALTRANTEIDQAIAAARGAEEQQRRAARALDDALRDARNRISQARDFISLHRGGVGPTARTRLSEAERALDDAVQLATTDPGQALQAARAAEQYAAAAMDAANDDLGGWGGGGGFGGGNGNGAQLGGLVTGIVLGGLLGGRGGGGGFSGGGRF; encoded by the coding sequence GTGGCTGCGGCGCTCCTCGCGATGCTCATCGTGCTCGCTCCCGCGGCGACGGCCCGAGCGACCGCGCCGGTCGACCTCGGCAGCGCCTACGTCCTCGACGAGGCGAACGTGCTGAGCTCCGCGCAGCAGTCCCGCATCGAGTCCGCCGTCCAGGACCTCTACTCCGACACGAAGACCCAGCTCTTCGTCGTGTTCGTCCCCACGTTCTCGAACCCGTCGGACCACACCGCGTGGGGCGCCGCCACGATGGAGCAGAACCAGATCGACACCGACGGCATCCTGCTGTCGGTCGCCGTCGACGACCGCGACTACGACGTCCAGCAGACGAACGAGACGAGCATCTCGGCGTCCGACGTGCAGAGCGCGGTGAACGACGACCTGCTGCCCGCGCTCAAGCAGAGCGACTGGTCCGGCGCCGCCCTCGCCTTCGCGAACGGACTGGCGGACACCCAGGCACCGCCGGACCTCACCTGGCTCTGGATCCTGCTGCTCGTGATCGTCGTCGCGGGGATCGTCGTCATCCTGGTGATCCGCGGGCGCAACAAGCGTCGGACCGCGGCCGCCACCCGGGCGCAGGAGGCGTCCCTCGCGGACCTCGAGCGCACCGCCGGGGGTGCCCTCGTCACGATCGACGACGAACTCCGGACCGCCGAACAAGAGGTCGGCTTCGCCACGGCCCAGTTCGGCGCCGACGCGGCACAGCCCTTCGCGGACGCCGTCGCCGCCGCCCAGAAGGCCGTGCGCAAGGCCTTCACGTTCCAGCAGCAGCTCGACGACGAGATCCCCGATTCCCCGCAGCAGCGCGCCGACTGGGCGAACCAGATCATCGCGATCTGCGAACAGGCGCACGCCGCGATCGAGGAGCAGACCGAGTCGTTCGACCAGCTCCGGTCGCTCGAGGACGGCGTCGACGAAGCCGCCGTCGCCCTCGCGCAGGCCGTTGCCGCCGCACCGGCGTCCCTCAGTGCAGCCGGTGCCGCGCTCGAGCGGGTCCGTGGCGCGTACACCGGCCGGACCCTCGCCACGGTCGCCGACAGCGTCGACCAGGCGCAGCAGGTCCTCGCGTACGCCACTGAGCGGTCCCGGGCAGCCACCGCCGCCATCGCCGCGGGCGACAAGGGCGAGGCCGTCGTCGCCGTGCGCGATGCCCAGCACGCCCTCGCCCAGGTGCAGCAGCTCACGTCGAGCGCCAGCGCCGCCGAGCGCACCTTCGCCGAGGCAACGGCACGCGCCGAGGCCATGCGGATCGACATCGAGGGCGACGTCGCGGCGGCCCGGACCCTCACCGTCGGCGGTCCCGAGCTCGCGGCGGCCGTCACCCGCGCCGAGACCGTCCTGCGCCAGGGACTCGACCCGAAGGACCCGATCGCCGCCGTCGACGCGCTGACCCGCGCCAACACCGAGATCGACCAGGCGATCGCCGCTGCCCGGGGTGCCGAGGAACAGCAGCGTCGCGCGGCACGGGCCCTCGACGACGCCCTCCGTGACGCCCGGAACCGGATCAGCCAGGCGCGCGACTTCATCTCGCTGCACCGCGGCGGGGTCGGCCCCACTGCTCGGACCCGGCTCTCCGAGGCCGAACGGGCGCTCGACGACGCCGTCCAGCTCGCCACGACCGACCCCGGCCAGGCGCTGCAGGCCGCACGCGCTGCCGAGCAGTACGCCGCAGCCGCGATGGACGCCGCGAACGACGACCTCGGCGGGTGGGGCGGCGGAGGCGGCTTCGGCGGCGGCAACGGCAACGGCGCGCAGCTCGGCGGTCTCGTCACCGGCATCGTCCTCGGCGGCCTGCTCGGCGGTCGCGGCGGAGGCGGCGGCTTCTCCGGCGGCGGCCGGTTCTGA
- a CDS encoding arginase family protein: protein MQFLVVGQWQGSASSRAMRLGDGASSIAADLPRASTTVVDVPAGAGDRLETAVARYTSVLAVTERVAEETSVASEPVLVVGGDGASVLGATTGLGPDTAFVRIAGSSGFRALNRAQPVAAETAVLRILVDRSDDLFPGIPTLPASSIVVAGVRGIEESESNALDRAGIVHLDVDAATPEAIAAAVDATGATSVFVHVDLDVLDPSEVDGLLEPVPFGLDGAGLVERIQAATRGRRLAGAALTGFAPVDPDRAVDDLGVILRAVGALTSAARAV, encoded by the coding sequence ATGCAGTTCCTCGTGGTCGGTCAGTGGCAGGGTTCGGCGTCGTCGCGCGCGATGCGCCTCGGGGACGGAGCGTCGTCCATCGCGGCCGACCTCCCCCGGGCGTCGACCACCGTCGTCGACGTCCCCGCCGGCGCCGGTGACCGGCTCGAGACGGCCGTCGCCCGGTACACCTCGGTGCTCGCCGTCACCGAACGCGTCGCCGAGGAGACCAGCGTCGCCAGCGAACCGGTGCTGGTCGTCGGCGGGGACGGCGCGAGCGTCCTCGGCGCGACGACCGGGCTCGGCCCCGACACCGCGTTCGTGCGCATCGCCGGGTCGAGCGGGTTCCGCGCCCTCAACCGTGCGCAACCGGTCGCGGCCGAGACCGCGGTGCTGCGCATCCTCGTCGACCGCTCCGACGACCTCTTCCCGGGGATCCCCACGCTGCCGGCCTCGTCGATCGTGGTCGCCGGGGTCCGCGGCATCGAGGAATCCGAGTCGAACGCCCTCGACCGCGCGGGCATCGTGCACCTCGACGTCGACGCGGCCACACCGGAGGCGATCGCCGCCGCGGTGGACGCCACCGGTGCGACGTCCGTGTTCGTGCACGTCGACCTCGACGTCCTCGACCCGTCCGAGGTCGACGGCCTGCTCGAACCCGTGCCGTTCGGTCTCGACGGCGCCGGCCTCGTCGAGCGCATCCAGGCGGCGACCCGGGGCCGTCGCCTCGCCGGTGCGGCACTGACCGGGTTCGCCCCCGTCGACCCGGACCGTGCCGTCGACGACCTCGGCGTCATCCTGCGGGCGGTCGGAGCACTGACGAGCGCGGCCCGGGCCGTGTGA
- a CDS encoding PspA/IM30 family protein produces MAKQTIFGRISTLVRANINQLIDDAEDPQKMLDQLVRDYTNNIADAKTAIAQTIGNVRLLEQDHEEDKRAAVEWGQKAANASTAADKYRAEGKSADADKFDNLAKIAIGKQIAAEQEVKDAEPNLASQNEAVEKLKTGLAGMEQKLEELRAKRNNLVARAKTAEAQSKVNDALGNIDVLDPTSDLGRFEEKVRREEAKVLGQQELQSSSLDAQFESLDDVGKDAEVEARLAALKSGGSSSL; encoded by the coding sequence ATGGCAAAGCAGACGATCTTCGGTCGCATCTCGACCCTCGTCCGGGCGAACATCAACCAGCTCATCGACGACGCCGAAGACCCGCAGAAGATGCTCGACCAGCTCGTGCGGGACTACACGAACAACATCGCCGACGCGAAGACCGCCATCGCCCAGACGATCGGCAACGTGCGGCTGCTCGAGCAGGACCACGAAGAGGACAAGCGCGCCGCCGTCGAGTGGGGACAGAAGGCCGCCAACGCCTCCACCGCCGCCGACAAGTACCGCGCCGAGGGCAAGAGCGCCGACGCCGACAAGTTCGACAACCTCGCCAAGATCGCCATCGGCAAGCAGATCGCCGCCGAGCAAGAGGTCAAGGACGCCGAGCCGAACCTGGCCTCGCAGAACGAGGCCGTCGAGAAGCTCAAGACCGGGCTCGCCGGCATGGAGCAGAAGCTCGAGGAGCTCCGCGCGAAGCGGAACAACCTCGTCGCACGCGCCAAGACGGCGGAGGCCCAGTCCAAGGTCAACGACGCGCTCGGCAACATCGACGTGCTCGACCCGACGAGCGACCTCGGCCGCTTCGAGGAGAAGGTCCGTCGCGAGGAGGCGAAGGTCCTCGGGCAGCAGGAGCTGCAGTCCTCGAGCCTCGACGCCCAGTTCGAGAGCCTCGACGACGTCGGCAAGGACGCCGAGGTCGAGGCACGTCTCGCAGCGCTGAAGTCCGGCGGCTCGTCGAGCCTCTGA